A single window of Rhodococcus jostii RHA1 DNA harbors:
- a CDS encoding DUF1707 SHOCT-like domain-containing protein has translation MQYADNIRISDSEREQVVGELGRHLTEGRLTIGEFDQRVAQVYQSTTQQQAHQVLRDLPSAPQAVALAPPRAPTAHPSRRRIPGHQRIEWLAWLAAGGINIAIWGIVSLATGVMIYPWPIWVIGPWGLVLLGRTALGREGGCSRITDALHDDRTKVAVSR, from the coding sequence ATGCAGTACGCGGACAACATCCGGATATCCGATTCCGAACGCGAGCAGGTCGTCGGAGAACTCGGACGGCATCTCACCGAGGGGCGACTGACCATCGGCGAGTTCGACCAGCGGGTGGCACAGGTGTACCAGTCGACGACCCAGCAGCAGGCGCATCAGGTGTTGCGTGATCTTCCGTCGGCACCCCAGGCAGTTGCCCTCGCGCCGCCCAGGGCACCGACGGCCCACCCGTCGCGTCGTCGCATCCCGGGTCACCAGCGGATCGAGTGGCTCGCCTGGCTCGCCGCCGGAGGAATCAACATCGCGATCTGGGGCATCGTTTCGCTCGCTACCGGCGTGATGATCTACCCCTGGCCGATCTGGGTGATCGGCCCGTGGGGGTTGGTGCTGCTGGGCAGGACGGCGCTCGGCCGCGAGGGCGGGTGCAGCAGGATCACCGATGCGCTGCACGACGACCGGACGAAAGTCGCCGTGAGTCGCTGA
- a CDS encoding OsmC family protein — protein sequence MSSGVAEVSGHTVSGVPGRFILDARENHLVSDSRFGPAEAIQAGELLLAAIVSCAMANIQSNAEADDIRVEHIEVHASHRRGTADPTRYDFTEVRIEIHGVDQPTADSLAARFESSCPIYNTIRRGSGIELTVTAHS from the coding sequence GTGAGTTCCGGCGTCGCGGAAGTGTCCGGGCACACGGTGTCCGGGGTGCCTGGACGATTCATTCTCGATGCCCGCGAGAACCACCTCGTCTCGGATTCGAGGTTCGGCCCGGCCGAGGCAATCCAGGCCGGTGAACTGCTCCTGGCAGCGATCGTTTCGTGCGCAATGGCGAACATCCAGTCCAACGCCGAGGCCGACGACATCCGCGTCGAGCACATCGAGGTCCACGCATCCCATCGGCGGGGTACGGCCGACCCGACTCGCTACGACTTCACCGAAGTGCGCATCGAGATTCACGGGGTGGACCAGCCGACGGCCGACTCACTGGCTGCGAGATTCGAGTCGTCCTGCCCGATCTACAACACCATCAGGCGGGGAAGTGGAATCGAGTTGACCGTCACTGCCCACTCCTAG
- a CDS encoding LLM class flavin-dependent oxidoreductase, whose protein sequence is MSPSRMHLAAFVTAGPGRPGGWRYPGSVPGWLSAGYYQNIARTLEDARFDLVFFADILSVPDRFGGSPDSQLRNGALGSMRLDPLHVLSSMGAVTSHLGLAATVSTTYAQPFTVARSFATLDHLTEGRAAWNVVTSFQESEARNFNRDEQFPRDQRYERADEFLEVAGKLWDSWEDDALVLDTEQPLFADPDRVHPIRHKGDWFTVQGPLNVPRPPQGYPVVIQAGASAKGKDFAARWSDVIFCSHASLESAQDFYKEIKERAAAHGRDPESVKILPSIAPVVGATTAIAQQTFEELFDLVPPLGGLSTLAYHLDVDLSTFPLDERLPDVEVPGVEGHYQEVREMTEREGLTLRELGKRYGGRVEGGFIGTATEVADGLGEWFGQGACDGFMVQAPYQPGGFEDFTRHVVPELQKRGLFRKEYEGSNLRENLGLPRVQSGEWANRVRRGAEAAL, encoded by the coding sequence ATGTCTCCCTCTCGTATGCATCTGGCCGCCTTCGTCACCGCGGGCCCCGGTCGGCCCGGCGGCTGGCGGTACCCGGGATCGGTTCCCGGCTGGCTCAGCGCCGGCTACTACCAGAACATCGCGCGCACGCTCGAAGACGCACGTTTCGATCTCGTGTTCTTCGCCGATATCCTCTCGGTGCCCGACCGCTTCGGTGGCAGCCCCGATTCCCAGCTACGCAACGGTGCACTCGGCTCGATGCGACTCGACCCACTTCACGTGCTGTCATCGATGGGTGCGGTCACGTCGCATCTCGGTCTCGCAGCCACGGTCTCCACCACGTACGCGCAACCGTTCACCGTCGCGCGGTCCTTCGCCACCCTGGACCACCTGACCGAGGGACGTGCCGCCTGGAACGTGGTGACCTCCTTCCAGGAGTCGGAAGCGCGGAACTTCAACCGGGACGAACAGTTTCCCCGTGACCAGCGATACGAGCGGGCCGACGAATTCCTCGAGGTCGCAGGGAAGCTCTGGGACAGCTGGGAGGACGACGCTCTCGTCCTCGATACCGAACAGCCGCTGTTCGCCGATCCGGATCGAGTACACCCGATCCGTCACAAGGGTGACTGGTTCACCGTGCAGGGGCCGCTCAATGTCCCCAGGCCTCCGCAGGGCTACCCGGTGGTCATCCAGGCCGGCGCGTCCGCGAAGGGAAAGGACTTCGCCGCACGGTGGTCCGACGTGATCTTCTGCAGTCACGCCTCCCTCGAATCCGCGCAGGACTTCTACAAGGAGATCAAGGAACGGGCCGCCGCTCACGGCCGCGACCCCGAATCTGTGAAGATCCTCCCGTCCATCGCGCCCGTCGTCGGGGCCACGACGGCGATCGCGCAGCAGACATTCGAAGAACTCTTCGACCTGGTACCGCCCCTCGGTGGATTGTCCACACTCGCGTACCACTTGGACGTGGACCTGTCGACGTTCCCACTCGACGAGCGACTCCCCGACGTCGAGGTTCCCGGCGTCGAAGGCCACTACCAGGAGGTCAGGGAGATGACCGAGCGGGAGGGGCTGACGCTGCGCGAGCTCGGGAAGCGCTACGGCGGTCGCGTCGAAGGTGGATTCATCGGCACTGCAACAGAAGTCGCCGACGGACTCGGGGAATGGTTCGGGCAGGGGGCCTGCGACGGGTTCATGGTGCAGGCTCCGTACCAGCCGGGAGGATTCGAGGACTTCACCCGTCACGTGGTTCCCGAGCTGCAGAAGCGAGGACTGTTCCGCAAGGAGTACGAGGGGAGCAATCTGCGCGAGAACCTCGGACTACCCCGAGTGCAGAGCGGGGAGTGGGCCAACCGGGTGCGTCGAGGCGCCGAGGCCGCACTGTGA
- a CDS encoding NrtA/SsuA/CpmA family ABC transporter substrate-binding protein produces the protein MSPRVTSQLRALDRRGFLRASGAGVLGLSALSLTGCGASASGAAGGPLTEVRYALIGDGKAEPGTILRNNLGGFDLAKDLGVPVQWPSGFPASLPVMEAVKSGSVDFSFATATAVIYAIGGGVPIVPLVAYPLPANEVDILVPQGSDITSGADLRGRKVADHRGTTGTYSLVKYLESVGLTLEDIEYVNLPAADAEAAFAEGKVDAWISWQPTIELAKRKHNAVALPDVKTYDYAFFVASEDFAFNHPDAAATLVRNVRDAQRWIDGNPEVAVSAFAELGGFGNSDLEEQVYLDLVKARRLSYSGAGEFTAVDAAAINGTQDLADNFHDLGVYPDRVDVTTWLQDSRFDSIKSVIAQALAK, from the coding sequence ATGTCACCCCGCGTCACTTCACAACTCCGTGCCCTCGATCGGCGAGGATTCCTCAGGGCCTCCGGCGCCGGAGTCCTGGGCTTGTCGGCCCTCTCGCTGACCGGCTGCGGTGCATCGGCATCCGGCGCAGCGGGCGGTCCGCTGACCGAGGTGCGATACGCATTGATCGGCGACGGAAAGGCCGAGCCCGGCACGATCCTGCGCAACAACCTGGGCGGATTCGACCTCGCCAAGGATCTGGGCGTCCCCGTGCAGTGGCCGTCGGGTTTCCCGGCTTCGCTGCCAGTGATGGAGGCCGTCAAATCGGGAAGTGTCGACTTCTCCTTCGCCACTGCCACCGCGGTGATCTACGCCATCGGCGGTGGTGTGCCGATCGTTCCGCTGGTTGCCTATCCACTTCCCGCCAACGAGGTCGACATCCTGGTGCCGCAGGGATCGGACATCACGTCGGGTGCAGATCTGCGAGGGCGCAAAGTCGCGGATCATCGCGGCACCACCGGCACGTACAGCTTGGTGAAGTATCTGGAATCGGTCGGCCTCACGCTCGAAGACATCGAGTACGTCAATCTTCCTGCCGCAGACGCGGAGGCCGCCTTCGCGGAGGGCAAGGTCGACGCGTGGATCAGTTGGCAGCCCACCATCGAGTTGGCCAAGCGGAAACACAATGCGGTCGCTCTTCCCGACGTGAAGACGTACGACTACGCCTTCTTCGTCGCGAGTGAGGACTTCGCATTCAACCACCCGGATGCCGCCGCCACACTCGTCCGGAACGTGCGCGATGCGCAGCGCTGGATCGACGGCAACCCCGAGGTGGCGGTCTCCGCGTTCGCCGAACTGGGTGGTTTCGGGAACAGTGATCTCGAGGAGCAGGTGTATCTCGACCTGGTGAAGGCGAGACGTCTGTCCTATTCCGGTGCAGGCGAATTCACTGCGGTCGATGCGGCGGCGATCAACGGAACCCAGGATCTCGCGGACAACTTCCACGACCTCGGCGTGTACCCGGACCGAGTCGACGTGACAACCTGGTTGCAGGATTCGCGTTTCGACTCGATCAAGTCGGTTATCGCTCAGGCTCTCGCGAAGTAG
- a CDS encoding ABC transporter ATP-binding protein — protein MPATNLVGLDLVGIGHRYRDTTVLHDIDLTVEPGEFVSFLGPSGVGKSTLLRIIAGLEQPTHGVVESTGGTSGGTMSRMMFQEDRLLPWRNVLDNVQLGTRHQRERALELLYDVGLAGREKDWPSELSGGQRQRVALARALLHQPDVLLLDEPFGALDAITRVAMQQLLERVLAEQPRTVLLVTHDVEEALVLSDRVLLLTDQGITRDLRIPHARPRHRGDAQLAAWKEELLDGLLQADNALSSL, from the coding sequence ATGCCTGCCACCAACCTCGTCGGCCTCGATCTGGTCGGCATCGGGCACCGATACCGTGACACGACGGTTCTCCACGACATCGACCTGACCGTCGAGCCCGGTGAGTTCGTCTCGTTCCTCGGCCCCAGCGGGGTCGGCAAATCCACGCTTCTGCGAATCATCGCCGGGCTCGAACAACCGACGCACGGCGTCGTCGAATCCACCGGCGGTACCTCGGGCGGAACCATGTCGCGGATGATGTTCCAGGAGGACCGTCTGCTTCCGTGGCGCAACGTCCTGGACAACGTGCAGCTCGGAACTCGGCACCAACGCGAGCGCGCACTCGAGCTGCTGTACGATGTAGGCCTGGCCGGGCGTGAAAAAGATTGGCCGTCAGAGCTTTCCGGAGGGCAGCGTCAACGCGTTGCGCTGGCACGGGCGTTGCTGCATCAGCCTGACGTCCTCTTGCTCGACGAGCCGTTCGGCGCCCTGGACGCGATCACCCGCGTGGCGATGCAGCAACTTCTCGAACGCGTCCTCGCCGAGCAGCCGCGGACGGTTCTCTTGGTGACCCACGACGTGGAAGAGGCGCTCGTGCTCTCCGATCGCGTGCTGCTCCTCACCGACCAGGGCATCACCCGCGATCTGAGGATCCCGCACGCCCGACCACGACACCGCGGGGACGCCCAACTCGCGGCCTGGAAGGAGGAGTTGCTCGACGGACTCCTCCAGGCAGACAACGCCCTCTCGTCTCTCTAG
- a CDS encoding ABC transporter permease, with amino-acid sequence MTETQLAAPRPTRAEPTGEDRRRPQRAVTRRRLQPSVLLPWVVPVLVILGWQWASSAGAISPSVLPPPSKVLATAEQLWTAGELQRHLTVSLRRILIGFTLGASIGLVLGFVVGLSRIAEGLVDRTLQMLRALPHLALVPLLIAAFGIGELPKVVLVTLGVIFPVYLNTVAGIRTVDPKLVQLGESYGLGRGARIRDIIVPGAMPMILTGIRYALGVAWLTLVIAETIATSEGIGFLAQNGRDMLRNDRIVLAILLYAVAGLLADQITRLIEARVLRWNPHYQGGNR; translated from the coding sequence ATGACTGAGACGCAACTTGCCGCACCGCGCCCCACCCGGGCAGAACCGACGGGGGAGGATCGCCGTCGGCCGCAACGTGCCGTCACGCGCCGGCGACTTCAACCGTCGGTATTGCTGCCGTGGGTGGTGCCCGTCCTCGTGATCCTCGGCTGGCAGTGGGCGTCCTCGGCCGGGGCGATCTCACCCTCCGTCCTGCCTCCGCCCAGCAAGGTCCTGGCCACGGCAGAGCAGTTGTGGACCGCCGGTGAGTTGCAGAGACACCTGACGGTCAGCCTGCGCCGAATCCTGATCGGGTTCACCCTCGGAGCCTCGATCGGACTCGTACTCGGCTTCGTCGTCGGACTATCGAGAATCGCCGAGGGGCTGGTGGACCGCACCCTGCAGATGTTGCGTGCGCTTCCGCACCTCGCCCTGGTCCCGCTTCTGATCGCGGCGTTCGGTATCGGTGAACTCCCGAAGGTCGTGCTCGTCACGCTGGGGGTGATCTTTCCGGTGTACCTCAACACGGTCGCGGGAATCCGCACCGTCGATCCCAAACTCGTTCAACTCGGCGAATCCTACGGGCTGGGTCGAGGCGCCCGAATTCGCGACATCATCGTTCCCGGAGCCATGCCGATGATTCTCACCGGCATCCGCTACGCACTCGGCGTCGCCTGGTTGACGCTGGTGATCGCCGAGACGATTGCAACCAGTGAGGGCATCGGCTTCCTCGCCCAGAACGGCCGGGACATGCTGCGCAACGACCGCATCGTCCTCGCGATCCTGCTGTACGCCGTCGCCGGCCTGCTCGCCGATCAGATCACCCGGCTGATCGAAGCCCGTGTCCTGCGCTGGAATCCCCACTACCAGGGAGGAAATCGCTGA
- a CDS encoding GntR family transcriptional regulator, protein MERESSAYKQLRERITGGADRPGTMLIPATIGAELGLSRTPVREALQRLEYEGLVVQAPRGYRVRERTPEEVLEICEARIALESAIAYSAATRHTELDLARLSRLFEQAIESPDPATSLALHNEWHTALRSAAHNQTIAQLMDRLDAQLRVYDAEEAQASSNLQQIETEHREILTAVQSGDAEKARILMIAHQARTRDLRIAAMARR, encoded by the coding sequence GTGGAGAGAGAATCATCGGCGTACAAGCAGCTGCGTGAGCGCATCACCGGCGGCGCCGACCGGCCCGGGACGATGTTGATCCCGGCGACCATCGGCGCGGAGTTGGGACTGTCCCGTACCCCGGTGCGGGAAGCGTTGCAGCGGCTCGAATACGAGGGCCTGGTGGTCCAGGCGCCGCGAGGGTACCGGGTGCGCGAGCGCACACCCGAGGAGGTGCTCGAGATCTGCGAGGCACGGATCGCGCTCGAGTCCGCGATCGCCTACTCCGCCGCGACCCGCCACACCGAATTGGACCTGGCGCGGTTGAGCCGGTTGTTCGAGCAGGCAATCGAATCACCCGATCCCGCGACGAGCCTGGCGCTGCACAACGAGTGGCACACCGCGCTGCGCAGCGCGGCCCACAATCAGACCATCGCACAGCTGATGGACCGGCTCGACGCTCAGTTGCGGGTCTACGACGCGGAGGAAGCCCAGGCCTCGTCCAATCTGCAGCAGATCGAAACGGAACACCGCGAGATCCTGACCGCCGTGCAGAGCGGCGACGCCGAGAAGGCGCGGATCCTGATGATCGCGCACCAGGCGCGGACCCGCGATCTGCGTATCGCAGCAATGGCCCGACGGTAG
- a CDS encoding DUF3105 domain-containing protein — MTNDRGEDPKSRPSPGMRRRLPWLLLAAVVVVVGAVAVVAYVLTSGADDGREARDFSPSADNPDPSLGIEGIVTVDYPPADHVQALQRVAYDQSPPFGGAHDQYWATCTGIVYPEAIRSENAVHSLEHGAVWVTYDPDRLDDDDIAALAANVEGEPYTLMSPYPGLDSAVSLQSWGHQLKLDDVTDPRISDFLTALRQNPNTYPEPGATCSTVRGGFDPADPPPFDPSAPGPDAVPVDGK; from the coding sequence ATGACGAACGACCGCGGTGAGGACCCGAAATCTCGACCGTCCCCGGGAATGCGGCGGCGCCTGCCCTGGCTGCTGCTCGCCGCCGTGGTGGTCGTCGTGGGAGCGGTCGCCGTCGTCGCCTACGTGCTGACCTCCGGAGCCGATGATGGCCGCGAAGCCCGCGACTTCTCGCCGAGCGCGGACAATCCCGACCCGTCACTGGGAATCGAAGGGATCGTCACCGTCGACTATCCGCCCGCCGACCATGTGCAGGCACTGCAGCGAGTGGCCTACGACCAGAGTCCCCCGTTCGGCGGTGCCCACGACCAGTACTGGGCAACCTGCACCGGCATTGTCTATCCCGAAGCGATCCGTAGCGAGAACGCCGTGCACTCCCTCGAACACGGCGCCGTGTGGGTGACCTACGACCCGGACCGGCTGGACGACGACGACATCGCAGCTCTGGCAGCGAACGTCGAGGGCGAACCGTACACCCTGATGTCGCCGTACCCCGGTCTCGACTCGGCGGTGTCCCTGCAGTCGTGGGGTCACCAACTGAAACTCGACGACGTAACCGATCCGCGGATCTCCGATTTCCTCACGGCCTTGCGACAGAACCCGAACACCTACCCGGAACCGGGGGCAACCTGCTCGACGGTGCGGGGCGGATTCGATCCGGCCGACCCGCCGCCATTCGATCCTTCCGCACCGGGTCCGGACGCCGTTCCGGTCGACGGCAAGTAA
- a CDS encoding nucleoside hydrolase yields the protein MTDRYVLVDTDAGVDDALALLTIAQHAGAEIVGVGTVFGNCTERQAARNALTVLSVAGMRDVPVCVGQSRPGPPPATSSPHGLDGLGDRGYRPPPGVGPAPESAVDQLLRVAQDRPGAVDLLCLGPLANIAAAVTRDPRILTRFRSVTIMGGMGPVSRREVEAAEQPQFLEKGDTNTNHDPVAARVVAAAPGQITWVGMSVTGRLRLAWADLVARSAVGKTATFVRDITEDYHRYCTGTYRSEDPIYTAHDSVAAAVMLDPTVMLSATDAQPRVYHDEDGRAAVWGVSPVRGPAHRFVTDLDYRSIGARITATLDADPPGSDPTG from the coding sequence GTGACCGACCGCTACGTACTCGTCGACACCGACGCCGGCGTCGACGACGCTCTTGCGCTACTCACCATTGCACAGCACGCCGGAGCCGAAATCGTCGGTGTCGGAACCGTGTTCGGGAACTGCACCGAACGGCAGGCCGCGCGGAACGCCCTCACCGTTCTGTCCGTCGCCGGCATGCGCGACGTTCCGGTGTGCGTCGGACAATCACGCCCCGGGCCACCACCTGCCACCAGCTCCCCACACGGACTCGACGGACTCGGGGATCGCGGATATCGGCCGCCACCGGGCGTGGGCCCGGCGCCCGAGTCCGCCGTCGATCAACTGCTCCGCGTCGCGCAGGACCGGCCCGGTGCGGTGGACCTGCTGTGCCTGGGTCCGCTGGCCAACATCGCCGCCGCCGTCACACGCGACCCACGGATCCTGACCCGCTTCCGTTCGGTCACCATCATGGGCGGAATGGGACCCGTCTCCCGCAGAGAGGTCGAGGCCGCGGAACAACCACAATTCCTCGAGAAAGGTGACACCAATACCAACCACGATCCAGTCGCGGCCAGGGTGGTTGCTGCAGCGCCGGGGCAGATTACGTGGGTGGGAATGAGTGTCACCGGCCGGCTCCGATTGGCCTGGGCCGATCTCGTCGCTCGTTCCGCGGTGGGAAAGACGGCGACCTTCGTCCGCGACATCACCGAGGACTATCACCGGTACTGCACCGGCACATATCGCTCCGAGGACCCGATCTACACCGCGCACGATTCCGTCGCGGCCGCCGTGATGCTCGACCCCACGGTTATGCTGTCCGCCACCGACGCCCAACCTCGGGTGTATCACGACGAGGACGGCCGGGCCGCCGTGTGGGGCGTCAGTCCGGTACGGGGGCCGGCGCATCGATTCGTGACCGACCTCGATTACCGTTCGATCGGAGCGCGGATCACCGCCACGCTCGACGCAGATCCTCCCGGATCGGACCCGACCGGCTAG
- a CDS encoding peroxiredoxin — protein sequence MSNKAVVSLTTGLEDAEKVTVAFLVAVGAAEQQRETLMFLTKEAVRLALDGTIQGVACEGCPPLPDLAARFATAGGIYMVCPICFEAKHLDKDALVSNAELAGTVPMWKWIGDEGAVTFSY from the coding sequence ATGAGCAATAAAGCAGTGGTCAGTCTCACCACCGGTCTCGAGGACGCCGAGAAGGTGACGGTTGCGTTTCTGGTCGCGGTCGGCGCGGCAGAACAACAGCGCGAGACGCTGATGTTTCTCACGAAAGAAGCGGTACGGCTGGCGCTCGACGGCACGATTCAGGGCGTGGCCTGCGAAGGTTGTCCGCCGCTTCCCGATCTGGCGGCGCGGTTCGCGACCGCGGGCGGCATCTACATGGTGTGTCCGATCTGCTTCGAGGCCAAGCACCTCGACAAGGACGCGCTGGTATCCAATGCCGAACTCGCCGGGACGGTGCCGATGTGGAAGTGGATCGGCGACGAAGGGGCGGTGACCTTCAGCTATTGA
- a CDS encoding poly-gamma-glutamate hydrolase family protein: MGGEFIERLEDDGRHHRLVVLAPHGGAIETRTDQQAEQVVASLGSRDSTLWVCKGWRPVGNAYRAWHISSTDLSVHSFPLLRSLSARRFRWALSFHGYRGNDVLIGGRAPARLKSDVRNAIAKALDGSGICVRVAERGERHSGESASNLVNRLTIDAAGGIQIEQSRAARTLHGPAIAAAVSEVYDTWIAADNLR; encoded by the coding sequence ATGGGGGGTGAGTTCATCGAGCGGCTCGAAGACGACGGGCGACATCACCGTCTCGTGGTCCTGGCACCGCACGGTGGCGCCATCGAAACCCGAACGGATCAGCAAGCTGAACAGGTCGTCGCTTCGCTCGGATCACGCGATTCGACACTGTGGGTGTGTAAAGGGTGGCGACCGGTAGGCAATGCCTATCGTGCATGGCACATTTCCTCGACTGATCTCAGCGTGCACAGCTTTCCGCTTCTACGCTCCCTGTCGGCGAGACGATTCCGGTGGGCGCTGTCGTTTCACGGCTACCGAGGAAACGACGTCCTCATCGGCGGCCGCGCTCCCGCGCGGCTCAAGTCGGACGTCCGGAACGCGATCGCGAAGGCACTCGACGGAAGCGGTATCTGTGTTCGCGTAGCCGAACGCGGAGAACGACATAGTGGTGAATCCGCATCCAACCTGGTCAACCGCCTGACCATCGACGCTGCCGGCGGAATCCAAATCGAACAATCACGAGCCGCGCGGACACTGCACGGTCCGGCGATCGCTGCAGCGGTCAGCGAGGTCTACGACACCTGGATCGCCGCCGACAATCTTCGGTGA
- a CDS encoding serine/threonine-protein kinase: protein MQVGALFGRYRLDRSLTVDVSGEVWAAFDTVMFRQVVVRVLPPDATEDDEYCDRFEREAGIAAQIRNPHIVPIHDFGQVGNRLFLATPVTQGTNLRTILQSTGPMEVSRAVGVVEQLASALEAVRVAGLVEQEVSSANVVVQDGGLVQLTDVGLPTILGAASGVYGLTCVLYECLTGEVFPTSAIPTPPVGMAAVIARGTAADPARRYRSVGELAAAARVAAPPQQPAVEPAPATPPIDRNRRLIVAGLALAAIVAVAIVGGVIIGSGTSSPHVAVPTPSSSAARPASPSSSPSAMANPTAAEQEPPVQAPPPTETPVAEAPIQEEAIPTPAPQSPPVVPAPAPPPGASAPQVLPCYPGYEHTPPPDGPCLPPGSPPANAPAPVPAPAPAPAPAPQVLPCYPGYQHTPPPDGPCWAPAGP, encoded by the coding sequence ATGCAAGTTGGAGCGCTATTCGGCAGATACCGGCTGGACCGTTCGCTGACGGTGGATGTGAGCGGCGAGGTCTGGGCGGCGTTCGACACCGTCATGTTCCGGCAGGTCGTGGTGCGGGTGCTGCCGCCGGATGCTACCGAGGACGACGAATACTGCGATCGGTTCGAACGGGAAGCCGGGATCGCGGCGCAGATCCGGAACCCGCACATAGTGCCGATCCACGACTTCGGGCAGGTCGGAAACCGGCTCTTTCTCGCAACGCCGGTCACCCAGGGCACGAACTTGCGGACGATCCTTCAGTCCACCGGACCGATGGAGGTATCGCGCGCGGTCGGCGTTGTCGAGCAACTGGCGTCGGCGCTGGAGGCCGTGCGCGTGGCCGGGCTGGTCGAGCAGGAAGTGTCGTCGGCGAACGTCGTCGTGCAGGACGGGGGACTGGTCCAGCTCACGGACGTCGGGCTCCCCACGATTCTCGGGGCCGCGTCGGGCGTCTACGGTCTGACCTGCGTGTTGTACGAGTGCCTCACCGGGGAGGTGTTCCCGACCTCGGCGATCCCGACGCCACCGGTCGGCATGGCTGCCGTGATCGCACGCGGAACGGCGGCTGACCCCGCGCGGCGCTATCGGTCGGTGGGCGAACTCGCCGCCGCCGCTCGTGTCGCGGCGCCACCGCAACAGCCTGCCGTCGAGCCCGCTCCTGCGACCCCTCCGATCGACCGGAACCGCCGCCTGATCGTCGCCGGACTTGCGCTCGCCGCGATCGTCGCTGTCGCGATTGTCGGGGGCGTGATCATCGGATCGGGAACGTCATCGCCTCACGTCGCCGTGCCTACGCCGTCGTCGAGCGCGGCAAGGCCGGCATCGCCGTCGTCGTCACCGTCCGCCATGGCGAACCCGACCGCTGCCGAACAGGAGCCGCCGGTCCAAGCACCACCACCGACGGAAACACCGGTTGCGGAGGCTCCCATTCAGGAGGAAGCCATACCGACTCCGGCGCCGCAATCACCACCGGTAGTGCCGGCACCCGCACCCCCTCCGGGAGCATCCGCTCCGCAGGTGCTGCCGTGCTATCCCGGTTACGAGCACACCCCGCCCCCGGACGGCCCGTGCCTCCCACCCGGCTCGCCACCGGCGAATGCCCCGGCACCCGTGCCTGCCCCGGCACCAGCGCCCGCCCCAGCCCCGCAGGTGCTGCCGTGCTATCCCGGTTACCAGCACACCCCGCCCCCGGACGGGCCGTGCTGGGCTCCCGCGGGCCCGTGA